One Sus scrofa isolate TJ Tabasco breed Duroc chromosome 1, Sscrofa11.1, whole genome shotgun sequence DNA segment encodes these proteins:
- the ZBTB6 gene encoding zinc finger and BTB domain-containing protein 6 → MAAESDVLHFQFEQQGDVVLQKMNLLRQQNLFCDVSIYINDTEFQGHKVILAACSTFMRDQFLLTQSKHVRISILQSAEVGRKLLLSCYTGALEVKRKELLKYLTAASYLQMVHIVEKCTEALSKYLEIDLSLKNNNQYGDLCQSSDPDVKNEEENSDKDCEIIEISEDSPVNIDFRVKEEESNALQSTVESLTSEREEVKSPELSSVDLGFKDNEIRILHVESISTGDVENGKFSQPCTSSKAGMYFSETQHSLINSTVESRVAEVPGNQDQGLFCENPEGSHGPVNEIQNLEEVYSLRHQCPRCPRVFLHVENYLRHLKIHKLFLCLQCGKTFTQKKNLNRHIRGHMGIRPFQCTVCLKTFTAKSTLQDHLNIHSGDRPYKCHCCDMDFKHKSALKKHLTSVHGRSSAEKLPRHDLERQNLL, encoded by the coding sequence ATGGCTGCTGAGTCTGATGTGCTACACTTCCAGTTTGAACAGCAAGGAGATGTAGTCTTGCAGAAAATGAATCTCTTGAGACAGCAGAATTTGTTTTGTGATGTGTCAATTTATATTAACGACACTGAGTTCCAAGGGCACAAGGTGATTTTAGCTGCTTGCTCCACTTTCATGAGAGATCAGTTTTTACTCACGCAGTCAAAACATGTCAGAATCTCCATCTTGCAGAGTGCAGAAGTTGGCAGAAAATTATTGCTCTCTTGCTATACTGGAGCACTTGAAGTCAAAAGGAAAGAGCTTTTGAAATATTTGACTGCTGCTAGTTACCTTCAGATGGTTCACATTGTGGAAAAGTGCACGGAAGCCTTGTCAAAGTATCTGGAAATTgatctttctttgaaaaataacaatCAATATGGTGACCTGTGTCAGTCCTCTGATCCAgatgttaaaaatgaagaagaaaattcagaTAAAGACTGTGAGATAATTGAAATTTCAGAAGATAGTCCTGTAAACATAGATTTCCGCGtcaaagaagaggaaagcaaTGCTTTACAGTCTACAGTGGAGAGCTTGAcatcagagagagaggaagtgaaatCACCAGAGCTGTCTTCTGTAGACCTAGGTTTTAAAGACAATGAAATTCGTATCCTCCATGTGGAATCTATCAGTACTGGGGATGTAGAAAATGGGAAGTTTTCACAGCCTTGTACCTCTTCAAAAGCAGGCATGTATTTCTCCGAAACACAGCATTCACTGATCAATTCTACGGTTGAGAGCAGGgtggcagaagttcctgggaatCAAGATCAGGGCTTATTTTGTGAGAATCCTGAAGGAAGTCATGGTCCAGTGAATGAGATTCAGAATCTAGAGGAGGTTTATTCACTGAGGCACCAGTGCCCCCGGTGCCCTCGAGTGTTTCTTCATGTTGAAAACTATCTGCGCCACCTTAAAATACATAAACTGTTCCTATGCTTACAGTGTGGGAAAACATTTACACAAAAGAAGAATCTCAACCGGCACATTCGAGGGCACATGGGCATACGGCCCTTTCAGTGCACTGTATGCTTGAAGACATTTACTGCTAAAAGCACACTTCAGGACCACCTGAACATACACAGTGGGGATCGGCCCTACAAATGCCACTGTTGTGACATGGATTTCAAGCACAAGTCTGCCCTCAAAAAGCACTTAACCTCTGTCCATGGCAGAAGCAGTGCTGAAAAACTACCCAGGCATGATCTGGAAAGGCAAAATCTGCTATAA
- the ZBTB26 gene encoding zinc finger and BTB domain-containing protein 26 isoform X1 produces the protein MRRGPPGPRRQLTAEAQLARSTWEGAERAGPEPQMPRNRSTCTSGNRRRCQPGARVTSSAPRPRRRKSLSGARRPPSLPIGGEDHGTWKLSLSGEGCPSGSVGSPFGSGSLPLPLPGAPRGRSSWRCRILTVAFPPVCKCGGGRSAGSAKMSERSDLLHFKFENYGDSMLQKMNKLREENKFCDVTVLIDDIEVQGHKIVFAAGSPFLRDQFLLNDSREVKISILQSSEVGRQLLLSCYSGVLEFPEMELVNYLTAASFLQMSHIVERCTQALWKFIKPKQPMDSKEGCEPQSASPQSKEHQGDARGSPKQNSPCIHPSEDSMDMEDSDIQIVKVESIGDVSEVRSKKDQNQFISSEPTALHSSEPQHSLINSTVENRVSEIEQNHLHNYALSYTGSDIIMASKDVFGPNIRGVDKGLQWHHQCPKCTRVFRHLENYANHLKMHKLFMCLLCGKTFTQKGNLHRHMRVHAGIKPFQCKICGKTFSQKCSLQDHLNLHSGDKPHKCNYCDMVFAHKPVLRKHLKQLHGKNSFDNANERNVQDLTVDFDSFACTTVTDSKGCQPQPDATQVMDAGKLAQAVLNLRNDSTCVN, from the exons ATGCGGAGGGGCCCTCCAGGCCCACGCAGGCAGCTGACGGCCGAGGCCCAGCTGGCGAGGAGCACCTGGGAAGGAGCGGAGCGCGCAGGGCCTGAGCCCCAGATGCCAAGGAACCGCAGCACCTGCACCTCGGGTAACCGGCGGAGGTGCCAGCCAGGAGCCCGGGTCACCAGCTCCGCACCCCGCCCACGGCGCCGAAAGTCCCTCTCCGGGGCCCGCCGCCCTCCCAGCCTTCCGATTGGCGGAGAGGACCATGGGACCTGGAAGTTGTCTTTGTCCGGCGAGGGCTGCCCTTCCGGTTCCGTTGGGTCCCCCTTTGGCTCGggttccctgcccctcccccttcccggAGCCCCGAGGGGCCGGAGCTCCTGGCGGTGCCGGATCCTGACGGTGGCCTTCCCCCCGGTCTGTAAGTGCGGAGGCGGCCGGAGCGCCGG GTCTGCCAAAATGTCTGAAAGATCAGATCTCCTTCACTTCAAGTTTGAAAATTATGGAGATTCAATGTTACAAAAAATGAACAAGTTAAGAGAAGAGAATAAATTTTGTGATGTTACAGTTCTCATAGATGATATTGAGGTACAGGGGCATAAAATTGTGTTTGCTGCAGGTTCCCCCTTCTTAAGAGACCAGTTTTTACTGAACGATTCCAGAGAGGTGAAAATCTCCATATTGCAGAGTTCCGAAGTGGGGAGACAATTGCTCCTATCCTGTTATAGTGGTGTGCTGGAATTCCCTGAGATGGAGCTGGTTAATTACTTGACTGCTGCGAGCTTTCTTCAGATGAGCCACATTGTAGAACGGTGCACGCAGGCCTTGTGGAAGTTTATAAAGCCAAAACAACCAATGGATAGTAAAGAGGGATGTGAACCGCAGAGTGCTTCTCCCCAGTCAAAAGAACACCAGGGAGATGCCAGAGGCTCCCCAAAGCAGAACTCACCTTGTATTCATCCATCTGAAGACAGTATGGATATGGAGGACAGTGATATTCAGATTGTTAAGGTAGAATCTATTGGGGATGTATCAGAGGTTAGAAGTAAAAAAGATCAGAACCAGTTTATTTCCTCTGAACCCACTGCTTTACATTCATCAGAGCCCCAGCACTCCCTGATAAATtcaactgtggaaaacagagtAAGTGAAATAGAACAAAACCATCTCCACAATTACGCCCTCTCTTACACAGGCAGTGATATCATCATGGCCTCAAAAGATGTCTTTGGGCCTAATATTCGAGGTGTAGACAAAGGCCTACAGTGGCACCACCAATGCCCAAAGTGTACCAGGGTGTTTCGTCACCTGGAGAACTACGCCAACCACTTAAAAATGCACAAACTCTTTATGTGTCTACTCTGCGGCAAGACTTTTACTCAGAAAGGCAACCTTCATCGACACATGCGTGTGCATGCCGGCATTAAACCTTTCCAGTGTAAGATCTGTGGGAAAACCTTTTCTCAGAAGTGTTCCTTACAGGATCATCTTAACCTTCACAGTGGAGATAAGCCCCATAAATGTAACTATTGTGACATGGTTTTTGCACATAAGCCAGTTTTGAGGAAACACCTTAAACAGCTACATGGCAAAAACAGCTTTGATAATGCCAATGAAAGAAATGTGCAAGACCTCACAGTGgattttgattcttttgcatgtacaACAGTCACAGACTCTAAAGGGTGTCAGCCACAGCCTGATGCAACACAGGTCATGGATGCAGGTAAACTGGCCCAAGCTGTCCTGAACTTAAGGAATGATAGTACTTGTGTGAATTGA
- the ZBTB26 gene encoding zinc finger and BTB domain-containing protein 26 isoform X2 — translation MSERSDLLHFKFENYGDSMLQKMNKLREENKFCDVTVLIDDIEVQGHKIVFAAGSPFLRDQFLLNDSREVKISILQSSEVGRQLLLSCYSGVLEFPEMELVNYLTAASFLQMSHIVERCTQALWKFIKPKQPMDSKEGCEPQSASPQSKEHQGDARGSPKQNSPCIHPSEDSMDMEDSDIQIVKVESIGDVSEVRSKKDQNQFISSEPTALHSSEPQHSLINSTVENRVSEIEQNHLHNYALSYTGSDIIMASKDVFGPNIRGVDKGLQWHHQCPKCTRVFRHLENYANHLKMHKLFMCLLCGKTFTQKGNLHRHMRVHAGIKPFQCKICGKTFSQKCSLQDHLNLHSGDKPHKCNYCDMVFAHKPVLRKHLKQLHGKNSFDNANERNVQDLTVDFDSFACTTVTDSKGCQPQPDATQVMDAGKLAQAVLNLRNDSTCVN, via the coding sequence ATGTCTGAAAGATCAGATCTCCTTCACTTCAAGTTTGAAAATTATGGAGATTCAATGTTACAAAAAATGAACAAGTTAAGAGAAGAGAATAAATTTTGTGATGTTACAGTTCTCATAGATGATATTGAGGTACAGGGGCATAAAATTGTGTTTGCTGCAGGTTCCCCCTTCTTAAGAGACCAGTTTTTACTGAACGATTCCAGAGAGGTGAAAATCTCCATATTGCAGAGTTCCGAAGTGGGGAGACAATTGCTCCTATCCTGTTATAGTGGTGTGCTGGAATTCCCTGAGATGGAGCTGGTTAATTACTTGACTGCTGCGAGCTTTCTTCAGATGAGCCACATTGTAGAACGGTGCACGCAGGCCTTGTGGAAGTTTATAAAGCCAAAACAACCAATGGATAGTAAAGAGGGATGTGAACCGCAGAGTGCTTCTCCCCAGTCAAAAGAACACCAGGGAGATGCCAGAGGCTCCCCAAAGCAGAACTCACCTTGTATTCATCCATCTGAAGACAGTATGGATATGGAGGACAGTGATATTCAGATTGTTAAGGTAGAATCTATTGGGGATGTATCAGAGGTTAGAAGTAAAAAAGATCAGAACCAGTTTATTTCCTCTGAACCCACTGCTTTACATTCATCAGAGCCCCAGCACTCCCTGATAAATtcaactgtggaaaacagagtAAGTGAAATAGAACAAAACCATCTCCACAATTACGCCCTCTCTTACACAGGCAGTGATATCATCATGGCCTCAAAAGATGTCTTTGGGCCTAATATTCGAGGTGTAGACAAAGGCCTACAGTGGCACCACCAATGCCCAAAGTGTACCAGGGTGTTTCGTCACCTGGAGAACTACGCCAACCACTTAAAAATGCACAAACTCTTTATGTGTCTACTCTGCGGCAAGACTTTTACTCAGAAAGGCAACCTTCATCGACACATGCGTGTGCATGCCGGCATTAAACCTTTCCAGTGTAAGATCTGTGGGAAAACCTTTTCTCAGAAGTGTTCCTTACAGGATCATCTTAACCTTCACAGTGGAGATAAGCCCCATAAATGTAACTATTGTGACATGGTTTTTGCACATAAGCCAGTTTTGAGGAAACACCTTAAACAGCTACATGGCAAAAACAGCTTTGATAATGCCAATGAAAGAAATGTGCAAGACCTCACAGTGgattttgattcttttgcatgtacaACAGTCACAGACTCTAAAGGGTGTCAGCCACAGCCTGATGCAACACAGGTCATGGATGCAGGTAAACTGGCCCAAGCTGTCCTGAACTTAAGGAATGATAGTACTTGTGTGAATTGA